The Muntiacus reevesi chromosome 7, mMunRee1.1, whole genome shotgun sequence genome includes a region encoding these proteins:
- the IVD gene encoding isovaleryl-CoA dehydrogenase, mitochondrial, translating to MAAAAWLLGRRVASWRTRLPLHSLAGRITQRANSLLPVDDAINGLNEEQKQLRQTVAKFLQEHLAPQAQEIDQSNEFKNLREFWKQLGNLGVLGITAPVLYGGSGLGFLEHVLVMEEISRVSGAVGLSYGAHSNLCINQIVRNGNETQKEKYLPKLISGEYIGALAMSEPNAGSDVVSMKLKADKKGDHYVLNGNKFWITNGPDADVLVVYAKTDVTVVPASRGITAFVVEKGMPGFSTSKKLDKLGMRGSNTCELVFEDCEVPAANILGHLGKGVYVLMSGLDLERLVLAGGPLGIMQAVLDHTIPYLHMREAFGQKIGHFQLMQGKMADMYTRLMACRQYVYNVAKACDEGHYTAKDCAGVILYSAECATQVALDGIQCLGGNGYINDFPMGRFLRDAKLYEIGAGTSEVRRLVIGRAFNADFH from the exons ATGGCGGCTGCAGCTTGGTTACTGGGTCGGCGCGTGGCGAGCTGGAGGACGCGACTGCCGCTGCATTCGCTTGCTGGCCGGATTACCCAGCGGGCCAACTCGCTGTTGCCCGTGGACGATGCAATCAATGGGCTAAACGAGGAGCAGAAGCAG CTTCGTCAGACCGTGGCTAAGTTCCTTCAGGAGCATCTAGCCCCCCAGGCCCAGGAGATCGACCAAAGTAATGAGTTCAAGAACCTGCGA GAGTTTTGGAAGCAGCTGGGGAACCTGGGAGTTTTGGGCATCACAGCCCCTG TTCTGTATGGTGGTTCTGGCCTGGGCTTCCTGGAACACGTGCTGGTGATGGAGGAGATATCCCGAGTGTCTGGAGCGGTGGGGCTCAGTTATGGAGCCCACTCCAACCTCTGTATCAACCAAATTGTGCGGAATGGAAACGAGACCCAGAAGGAGAAGTACCTCCCCAAG CTGATAAGTGGTGAATACATCGGAGCCCTGGCCATGAGTGAGCCCAATGCTGGCTCTGATGTTGTCTCCATGAAGCTGAAAGCAGATAAGAAAG GAGATCACTATGTCCTGAATGGCAACAAGTTTTGGATCACCAATGGTCCTGATGCAGATGTCCTTGTTGTCTACGCTAAGACTGATGTGACTGTTGTGCCAGCTTCTCGGGGCATCACAGCCTTCGTTGTGGAGAAG GGGATGCCGGGCTTCAGCACCTCCAAGAAGCTGGACAAGCTAGGGATGAGGGGCTCCAACACCTGTGAGCTGGTCTTTGAAGACTGCGAGGTTCCTG CTGCCAACATCCTGGGCCACCTAGGTAAGGGCGTCTACGTGCTGATGAGTGGGCTGGACCTGGAGCGGCTGGTGCTGGCCGGTGGGCCCCTTGG GATCATGCAGGCCGTCCTTGACCACACTATTCCCTACCTGCACATGAGGGAGGCCTTTGGCCAGAAGATCGGCCACTTCCAG TTAATGCAGGGGAAGATGGCAGATATGTACACCCGCCTCATGGCTTGTCGTCAGTACGTCTACAATGTTGCCAAGGCCTGTGATGAGGGCCACTACACTGCCAAG GACTGTGCGGGGGTGATTCTTTACTCAGCTGAATGTGCCACACAGGTAGCCCTGGACGGCATCCAGTGTTTGG GTGGCAATGGCTACATCAACGACTTTCCCATGGGCCGCTTTCTGAGAGATGCCAAGCTGTATGAGATCGGGGCTGGGACCAGCGAAGTGAGGCGGCTTGTCATCGGCAGAGCTTTCAATGCAGACTTCCACTAA